Genomic window (Zingiber officinale cultivar Zhangliang chromosome 2B, Zo_v1.1, whole genome shotgun sequence):
AAGGAAAGAAGATGATCAGGCTAGGAATGCCAAACAATCACCAAGTAATTAGTTGCCCCTACGATCACAAAAACACTAGCATTTGGTAGAAAAAACAGAGGAATGATCATAACAAAGGAAAATCAGAGACATGAAATCAAAGATGCTGTGGCTAGTGCTTGCGGCTGTTCTCATGCATGCGTACAAAGTCAAGTGAGGGGCATATGTATGATAAATGTGTTCCAAAGAGTAAGATACATTCCAATAACGAAAAAGCTTGCATATTTTCAGATGCCCCAAATGAGAGGGATTAGATAAACATCCAACATCTGTAGGCCTTGGTCAATACTATCTGTATATATATCGATTCTATTAGACGAACCTtactattaattttatctaatgtTGGTAATGAAGGCTTTGATGTGGATTAACATCTCGTTCGTCCGGACTTGAGACATGTGGTAATTATGGAGGATCTGGAAAGCGTGGCCAACGCCGGCGTAGGTCTTATGCTCCACGCCTTTGCCGGCGTTCCGCAAGGCCTTGCAGAACGCCAAGTTCCTGTCCCTCAGTATGTCCAACTCGGAGACGCAGACCAGCAGAGGCGGCAGGCGCAGGCCCTCCAACGGGGGTGCGCCCTTCGCCAGCGGGTTGCACCATGGGTGGTCCTGGTTCGCTCCCGGAGGTAGCGCCATCCGCCAGTAGCAGTCCGATGCCGCAAGGCTCAGCGCTGACCTCTCCGCCGCCTGCGCTAGGTTCTTCTCCGACCAAGTCCGTTCCACACCGCCGAAGAAAGGCTGAATCAGGATCACGCCCTTGAGGCAAGCCGGCCGTAGCGCCGCCGCTGCCTCCGCCCCCACGGCTGCCGCCACGTGGTATGCGATGGCTGCGCCGGCGCTGTCCCCGGCAAGGAACACGCGGCCGACGTCGAAGCGGACGCCGGCCGCTTGCTGCCTCACCCAGCGCAGTGCTGCGAGGCCGTCCTCCAAGGCCGCAGGGAGGCGGTGCTCGGGCGCGAGGCGGTAATTAATGGAGAGCACCGAGCAGGCTGCGTGAGAGGTCAGGCGGGCAAGGAACTCGTGGTAGCAGCGCCAGGCGGGGGAGCCGACGCAGAAGCCGCCGCCGTGGAAGTAAACGAGAAGAGGGAACCTCTGATGGCGGTGGACAGGCATGTGGAGGCGGGCCCAGAGGTCGGTGGAAGAACCGGCGAGGGCGACGTCCTCGCTCGTCACGCCGGGCTCGCAGGCCCAAGTGCATGGGACATGGGGCACAGCAGGGAGGCGTTCGACGTAGCCGTCCTTGTAGACCTTGATGAGCCCCTCGATCTCCTCCAGGACAGCGCCATGGCCGGCGTCCTTGCTCATTTGGACGTTAGTATTGATCCTTCGGTCTCCGATCAGCTGCTGGGGAACGGCGcccatccttctcctcctcatacAAAGTTGCGTGCCTTTCTAACTCGCTAATCCGTCGATATATTCTCTATCTATCCACCACTGGAGGCTTCTTATAGTTGTTGAGCGAGCAAAAACATCTTTATCGCCTGCAAAGTAGGTTCTTTTCGATGGGCAAAAGTGGTGTAGGGGCCGCCCCTATTCGGCCGCCCCATCCAGCGGATGAACGCCTTAACGCCGATTTCGAAGTGCCAACCGTTTCCGGTCACTGCGAGATTTGATAGCCAAGGAGCCGGACCGGGGCCTAAGCATGGGAACGTGTCTAGTATGACTCCCACCCATGTGACGATCGTAGCTCAACTTGAAGTCCGGCTGTGCCCGAACTCCGCAAGTTACTCGGACCTATAGTACAGAACCGGCACCAGGCAATTCAGATCTTTAACCTCATTCAGGACCTCGGTATCGATCTTTATTTTCAGCTCGATAAAAGCAAAATTCTAGAGATTCCAAAATCCTACTCGCAGTtcatcttcttcccctttgaaGCGGTAGAGAGCGGACTGTCAAATGATATGGTATTAAAGTTGACATGAGTGAACTCCAGAAATTATCGGTAAACAATAGCAAAAGGAGAACTGAAATCGTCAACAAATAGATCAGAAAGAGAGTCTCTAGTACAACTACGTCGTCAATCAAGTCAGAAAATGATGATAACAAAACGGTGGCACATAatagaaaaagataaaaaaaaaatctaattatatGTGCACGTACCTATACGTGTGAAAAAaaaatcctcttttataatccctcTCACAATTCTCACATGTGAAAGAGCTCTCAGTCAAATTCTAGAGAAAGGAGATCCACCTTCCCTCTAGAAATCCTAGAAAGAAAAGTGAGGGATGTCCTCTCTCATTCCCCTCCGGCCAAGAGAGCTTTACCCCAGGAGCTAGCTTCAATGGGTGAGGGGATCTCCCCCCTCCCCCATCGGCCGAACTCCCTCACCGACAACGGTAGAAGGCGGACGGGGGTTGTGGAAGCATAGCTCTGACAACCACTCAAGGAGGGGAAGCTTCGGT
Coding sequences:
- the LOC122045576 gene encoding probable carboxylesterase 17, with the protein product MRRRRMGAVPQQLIGDRRINTNVQMSKDAGHGAVLEEIEGLIKVYKDGYVERLPAVPHVPCTWACEPGVTSEDVALAGSSTDLWARLHMPVHRHQRFPLLVYFHGGGFCVGSPAWRCYHEFLARLTSHAACSVLSINYRLAPEHRLPAALEDGLAALRWVRQQAAGVRFDVGRVFLAGDSAGAAIAYHVAAAVGAEAAAALRPACLKGVILIQPFFGGVERTWSEKNLAQAAERSALSLAASDCYWRMALPPGANQDHPWCNPLAKGAPPLEGLRLPPLLVCVSELDILRDRNLAFCKALRNAGKGVEHKTYAGVGHAFQILHNYHMSQVRTNEMLIHIKAFITNIR